One window of Synechococcales cyanobacterium T60_A2020_003 genomic DNA carries:
- a CDS encoding tetratricopeptide repeat protein produces the protein DLAICRQLGDVQGEGQTLANLGVLYEHQNQPDQALDLWHQALTKLHPDSPKYATVSQWIHAATQPRRPDWLGWFLSLGIGLFLLWNLINRHWLIALFSFLILIGWYTFRRRR, from the coding sequence AAGACCTAGCGATCTGTCGTCAGCTCGGGGATGTCCAAGGGGAAGGCCAAACCCTGGCGAATCTCGGTGTACTCTACGAACACCAAAACCAACCCGACCAAGCCCTAGATCTTTGGCACCAAGCCCTCACCAAACTCCACCCCGACTCTCCTAAATACGCCACCGTCAGCCAATGGATTCACGCCGCTACCCAACCCCGTCGTCCCGATTGGCTCGGCTGGTTCCTTTCCCTCGGCATCGGTCTATTTCTGCTCTGGAACTTGATCAACCGCCACTGGCTCATCGCCCTTTTCAGTTTCCTAATCCTCATCGGCTGGTACACCTTCCGCCGCCGCCGCTAA